One genomic window of Sporosarcina ureae includes the following:
- a CDS encoding MBL fold metallo-hydrolase, producing MRTIQSSEVAKRVIAKESLFILDVRNSDAFNDWKIEGDRVRHLNVPYFDLLDGIEEIEDQLPKDEEILVVCAKEGSSIMVAEILEDAGFSVGYLSGGMKAWSEHLEPVKVADLKSGGELYQFVRLGKGCLSYMVMSGGEAAIIDATRMTNVFTDFAKQRGVKITNVFDTHLHADHISGGRQIAKTTGATYWLPPKDAEEVEFEYAALEDDMSIQVGDTKIDIQALYSPGHTIGSTSFIVDDSYLMTGDILFIDSIGRPDLAGLAEDWVGDLRDSLYRRYKELSKDLIVLPAHFMLIDELNEDGSVSEKLGVLYEQNHGLNIEDESEFRELVTGNLPPQPNAYQEIRQMNMGKIEPDEEAQREMEIGPNRCAVR from the coding sequence ATGAGAACTATTCAATCAAGTGAAGTAGCAAAGAGAGTCATTGCGAAGGAATCTTTATTCATTTTAGATGTGCGAAATTCAGATGCGTTCAACGATTGGAAAATTGAAGGGGATCGAGTACGCCATTTGAACGTGCCATACTTTGATTTATTGGATGGCATTGAAGAAATTGAAGATCAATTGCCAAAAGATGAGGAAATTCTAGTAGTTTGCGCGAAAGAAGGTTCGTCCATCATGGTGGCAGAAATCCTTGAGGATGCAGGCTTCTCAGTAGGTTATCTTTCAGGTGGAATGAAAGCATGGAGCGAGCATCTTGAGCCTGTGAAGGTTGCGGATTTGAAATCGGGTGGCGAACTATATCAATTCGTTCGTCTAGGAAAAGGATGTCTCTCTTACATGGTCATGTCTGGCGGAGAGGCGGCAATCATTGATGCAACACGTATGACAAATGTGTTCACTGACTTTGCCAAGCAACGCGGTGTGAAGATTACAAACGTATTCGATACTCACTTGCATGCGGACCATATTTCAGGTGGTCGTCAAATCGCAAAAACCACAGGTGCGACGTATTGGCTGCCACCGAAAGATGCCGAAGAGGTAGAATTTGAATATGCTGCATTAGAGGATGATATGTCTATTCAGGTAGGTGATACGAAAATCGATATTCAAGCGCTTTATTCGCCAGGACACACGATTGGTTCGACTTCTTTTATCGTAGACGACAGCTATTTGATGACAGGTGATATTCTGTTCATTGATTCGATTGGACGTCCTGACTTAGCAGGTTTAGCAGAGGATTGGGTAGGCGACTTGCGTGATTCTTTGTATCGACGCTATAAAGAATTATCGAAGGATTTAATAGTCCTACCGGCTCACTTCATGCTTATAGATGAGTTGAATGAAGACGGTAGTGTGTCGGAAAAGCTCGGTGTATTGTATGAGCAAAATCACGGTTTGAATATTGAGGATGAAAGTGAGTTCAGGGAATTAGTCACGGGGAACTTGCCTCCACAGCCTAACGCATATCAGGAAATTCGCCAGATGAACATGGGGAAAATCGAGCCTGACGAGGAAGCGCAACGCGAGATGGAGATTGGTCCGAATCGCTGTGCGGTACGGTAA
- the pepT gene encoding peptidase T: MKEELIERLIRYAKIDTQSDAASDTTPSTAKQWDLLRVLEKEMADIGLKEISVDENGYLFGTLPANTDKQLPTVGFLAHIDTAPDYTGTNVKPQRIDSYDGKDISLNESTVMSVQAFPELTNYVGHTLITTDGTTLLGADDKAGIAEIMTAMHYLVKHPEIKHGKVRVGFTPDEEIGRGPHKFDVERFGAEFAYTMDGGPLGELQYESFNAAGAEVLFHGANVHPGTAKDKMINSLLIAAEFQRAMPQHEIPQETEQYEGFIHLMDAHGSVEKTTYQYIIRNFNRDAFEARKQLVRDTAARLQEKYGEHSVELTVTDQYFNMGEKIAPVMEIVDVMADVYRSLDIEPKIEPIRGGTDGSQLSYMGMPTPNIFTGGENYHGKYEFISADNMVKATHVIIEALKLQEQRG, from the coding sequence ATGAAAGAAGAACTGATTGAACGACTCATCCGCTACGCTAAAATCGACACTCAATCCGATGCTGCTTCGGACACTACACCTTCTACCGCAAAACAATGGGACCTGCTGCGAGTGCTTGAAAAAGAAATGGCCGACATCGGTCTAAAAGAAATTTCTGTGGACGAAAACGGCTACCTTTTTGGCACACTACCCGCTAACACCGACAAACAACTACCAACAGTCGGATTCCTGGCTCATATCGACACAGCGCCTGACTATACAGGCACGAACGTCAAACCACAACGCATTGACAGCTATGATGGTAAAGACATTTCTTTGAATGAATCAACGGTCATGAGCGTACAGGCATTTCCTGAGCTTACCAACTACGTAGGCCACACGCTGATCACGACGGACGGCACGACTTTACTAGGGGCTGACGATAAGGCCGGTATCGCAGAAATCATGACCGCCATGCACTATTTAGTTAAACATCCCGAAATCAAACACGGTAAAGTACGCGTTGGGTTCACACCTGACGAAGAAATCGGACGCGGGCCGCATAAATTTGACGTAGAACGTTTTGGTGCAGAGTTTGCCTATACTATGGACGGCGGACCGCTTGGAGAACTTCAGTATGAAAGCTTCAATGCTGCAGGCGCAGAAGTACTATTTCACGGCGCGAATGTACACCCAGGCACAGCAAAAGATAAAATGATCAATTCATTATTGATCGCAGCAGAATTTCAGCGAGCTATGCCGCAACACGAAATACCTCAGGAAACGGAACAGTATGAAGGTTTCATTCACTTGATGGATGCGCATGGTTCTGTAGAAAAAACGACGTATCAATATATCATACGCAATTTCAACCGCGATGCTTTTGAAGCGCGTAAACAACTAGTACGAGATACCGCCGCTCGCCTTCAGGAGAAATATGGAGAACATTCCGTGGAGCTTACGGTAACAGATCAGTACTTCAATATGGGGGAAAAGATTGCACCTGTCATGGAAATTGTCGACGTAATGGCGGACGTCTATCGTAGTCTCGATATCGAACCGAAAATCGAACCGATTCGTGGGGGTACGGATGGTTCTCAACTTTCCTATATGGGCATGCCAACGCCAAACATCTTCACAGGCGGCGAAAATTACCACGGCAAATACGAATTTATCTCGGCAGATAATATGGTGAAAGCTACACACGTTATCATTGAAGCGCTGAAACTTCAAGAACAGCGCGGTTAA
- a CDS encoding O-acetylhomoserine aminocarboxypropyltransferase/cysteine synthase family protein encodes MTKLQPETILLHGGQKPDSETGSRALPIHRTTSYVFRDTEHAQNLFALKEAGNIYTRITNPTVAVFEERVAQLEGGSAAVALSSGMAAIAFSIMNIAEAGDEIVAASNLYGGTYNLFAVTLPRYGIKVKFVDASDPKNFEAAITDKTKALFAETIGNPSLQVLDVEAVANIAHENGLPLLVDNTFPSPYGSNPIEYGADVVIHSATKWIGGHGTTIGGVAVDAGKFDWTQGRFPGFTEPDESYHGLRYGIDTAAAAFATKLRVQLLRDFGPCLSPDSAFNLLQGLETLHLRVPRHNENAQKVAAFLQEHPAVEWVTYTGLEDHPTVELANKYLKNGYGSIIVFGIKGGRDAGRQVIDNVEIWSHVANVGDAKSLIIHPASTTHQQLSVEDLKDSGVSEELIRLSVGLESAEDIIADLKQAIEKVAN; translated from the coding sequence ATGACGAAATTACAGCCAGAAACGATATTATTACATGGAGGACAAAAGCCAGATTCGGAAACAGGCTCACGTGCGTTGCCGATTCATCGTACGACTTCTTATGTGTTCAGAGACACGGAGCATGCACAAAACTTATTCGCTTTGAAAGAAGCGGGCAATATCTATACAAGAATTACGAATCCGACGGTAGCCGTATTTGAAGAGCGTGTAGCCCAGCTAGAAGGCGGATCAGCGGCAGTTGCCCTGTCTTCCGGAATGGCGGCAATTGCATTCTCTATTATGAACATTGCTGAAGCGGGTGATGAAATCGTTGCAGCCAGCAATCTCTACGGCGGTACATACAACTTATTCGCTGTGACATTACCCCGCTATGGCATCAAAGTGAAGTTTGTTGACGCGTCAGATCCAAAGAACTTTGAAGCAGCTATTACAGATAAAACGAAAGCGTTGTTTGCAGAAACAATCGGTAATCCAAGTTTGCAAGTTCTTGACGTAGAAGCCGTTGCGAACATCGCACATGAAAATGGACTTCCATTGTTAGTAGACAATACATTCCCGTCTCCTTATGGATCAAATCCGATCGAGTATGGTGCCGATGTAGTTATTCATTCCGCGACAAAGTGGATTGGCGGACACGGTACGACAATCGGTGGTGTGGCAGTTGATGCAGGGAAATTTGACTGGACGCAAGGTAGGTTCCCTGGTTTTACAGAGCCGGATGAATCCTATCATGGCTTACGTTACGGAATCGATACAGCTGCTGCAGCTTTCGCAACGAAATTACGTGTACAATTGCTGAGAGACTTCGGCCCATGTCTGTCACCAGATAGTGCATTCAACTTGTTGCAAGGTTTGGAAACACTTCATTTGCGCGTACCTCGCCACAATGAAAACGCACAAAAAGTTGCTGCATTCCTGCAAGAACATCCGGCAGTAGAATGGGTGACGTATACAGGTCTAGAAGATCATCCAACAGTAGAATTGGCAAATAAATATTTAAAAAATGGCTATGGTTCAATTATCGTATTCGGTATTAAAGGTGGACGCGATGCAGGAAGACAAGTAATCGACAATGTAGAAATTTGGTCTCATGTAGCGAATGTGGGAGATGCGAAGTCATTAATCATTCACCCGGCATCCACAACTCATCAGCAGTTGTCTGTGGAAGACTTGAAAGACTCAGGCGTTAGTGAAGAGCTAATTCGCTTATCTGTAGGGTTGGAGTCAGCAGAGGATATTATTGCCGATTTGAAGCAAGCAATCGAAAAAGTGGCAAACTAA
- a CDS encoding sulfurtransferase TusA family protein has product MIQSDNVLDAKGLACPMPIVKTRKMIKDMEDGQVLEVQSTDSGTTADLQAWTESVGHQYVGHVKEADVWRHFVRKSGREDQSQKEYAVTVDNSQLMDQLQQPNAVLLDVREEAEYAFAHIPGALSIPLGQLEERMAYLDKDMKIFVVCRTGNRSDMACRKLVANGFESVTNVIPGMSEWNSETENTTGGINK; this is encoded by the coding sequence ATGATTCAGTCAGATAATGTTTTAGATGCAAAAGGTCTTGCTTGTCCGATGCCCATTGTGAAGACGAGAAAAATGATAAAGGATATGGAAGACGGTCAAGTGCTCGAAGTTCAGTCTACAGATTCGGGTACTACTGCAGATTTACAGGCATGGACGGAAAGCGTGGGGCATCAATACGTCGGTCATGTGAAGGAAGCCGATGTGTGGCGCCACTTTGTACGAAAATCAGGTCGGGAAGATCAGTCACAAAAAGAATATGCGGTTACAGTTGATAACAGCCAGTTGATGGACCAACTGCAACAACCTAACGCTGTGTTACTAGATGTCCGTGAAGAAGCGGAATATGCATTTGCTCATATTCCAGGTGCCTTATCTATACCACTTGGCCAATTGGAAGAACGCATGGCGTACTTGGATAAGGACATGAAAATTTTCGTTGTATGCCGAACAGGCAACCGCAGTGATATGGCATGTCGAAAATTAGTGGCGAATGGATTTGAAAGTGTTACTAATGTCATTCCTGGTATGTCAGAGTGGAATAGCGAGACAGAAAATACAACGGGGGGTATAAATAAATGA
- the hutG gene encoding formimidoylglutamase translates to MLIQSNEKYWSGRTDSETDRAAFRMHQIIQFPESMENYTDKTCTLIGFSCEEGVRRNNGRLGAAEGPNALRSELAKLPWRLPADCQLIDLGTIVCKDGQLELAQAELGAAVQNSLQNHAAPVILGGGHETAFGHYTGVRNFLGPNARIGVINIDAHFDLRSYEDQPSSGTMFKQMLDSDPNVDYLVLGIQEFGNTEALFAEADAKNVTYVTEQEITTSPLDDTLQKVQLFIEKQDAILLTLCSDVLNSAFAPGVSAPSPFGLDPLIVRSFIQTVASHKKTLSFDISEINPSLDHHNQTVKLGAYLTNEAIFALLGGRIT, encoded by the coding sequence TTGTTAATACAATCAAATGAAAAATACTGGTCCGGTCGTACAGATAGTGAGACCGACAGAGCTGCATTTCGAATGCACCAAATCATCCAATTTCCCGAATCAATGGAAAACTATACTGATAAGACTTGTACCCTGATTGGATTTTCTTGCGAAGAAGGTGTACGTCGAAATAACGGCAGACTTGGTGCTGCAGAAGGACCGAATGCACTACGAAGTGAACTGGCAAAACTACCTTGGCGCTTGCCAGCAGACTGTCAGCTAATCGATTTAGGTACCATAGTATGTAAAGATGGCCAGTTAGAATTAGCGCAAGCTGAATTAGGAGCAGCCGTTCAAAACAGCCTTCAAAATCATGCCGCTCCTGTCATTTTAGGCGGTGGACACGAAACCGCTTTTGGTCATTATACAGGAGTTCGCAACTTCCTTGGTCCTAACGCAAGAATTGGTGTCATAAATATTGACGCACACTTTGACCTCCGTAGCTACGAAGATCAACCATCTTCAGGCACAATGTTCAAGCAAATGCTTGACTCGGATCCAAATGTTGACTATCTCGTGCTAGGTATACAGGAGTTCGGCAACACAGAAGCATTATTTGCAGAAGCCGATGCAAAAAACGTGACATATGTCACAGAACAAGAGATTACGACAAGTCCTTTAGACGATACTTTACAAAAAGTACAGTTATTCATTGAAAAACAGGACGCTATTTTGTTAACATTATGCTCGGATGTCCTGAATTCCGCGTTTGCTCCAGGTGTAAGTGCGCCGTCCCCCTTCGGTTTGGACCCGTTGATTGTACGCTCTTTCATTCAAACTGTTGCATCGCATAAGAAAACCCTTTCATTCGACATCTCCGAAATAAATCCGTCACTTGATCATCATAATCAAACGGTTAAGCTGGGGGCCTATCTTACAAATGAAGCAATCTTTGCATTGCTGGGAGGTCGAATCACATAA
- a CDS encoding sulfurtransferase TusA family protein, which produces MSTTTFLDAKGLACPMPIVRAKKAMKDMQTGDVLEIHTTDKGSVSDLTAWATSGNHEIKDQQQESDVFKFWIQKG; this is translated from the coding sequence ATGAGTACAACAACATTTTTAGATGCAAAAGGCCTGGCATGTCCAATGCCGATCGTACGTGCAAAGAAAGCAATGAAGGATATGCAAACAGGAGACGTTCTTGAGATTCATACGACAGATAAAGGATCGGTGTCCGACCTGACAGCGTGGGCTACTTCTGGTAATCATGAAATAAAAGATCAGCAACAAGAGTCTGATGTCTTTAAATTCTGGATCCAAAAAGGATAA
- a CDS encoding LysR family transcriptional regulator, with protein sequence MELKRLQYFVMVVQQSSFSEAAKKLHLSQPSLSKAIKNLECEVGFQLLERTTKRVQLTESGNVVYERALKILHEIDILQQEIKEVKWTGSGSVQIGVIESVKNWLPSILHAYRQEFPSMHVKLIEVLDRGDVERALRQYAVHVCLTNQYIKAPDIVTIPLYQEQLAVVMHPEHRLASKDTITLADLEDEAFIVTSVGLQTSQDIFAAFAEEGVRMNICYEVERFETIVELIRENIGISMIPQKYFAHGPDPTIVSKIIHSKTLTRTVYLTYLKKRYMPPAIEMLVSNMQMQRDSSVKWKEGELDE encoded by the coding sequence ATGGAATTGAAGCGATTGCAGTATTTTGTGATGGTGGTGCAACAGTCTAGTTTTTCAGAAGCTGCCAAAAAACTTCATCTTTCACAACCTTCGCTCAGTAAAGCGATCAAGAACTTGGAATGTGAAGTAGGATTTCAGTTACTTGAACGTACGACCAAACGTGTCCAACTGACAGAATCGGGTAATGTGGTTTATGAGCGTGCATTGAAGATTCTCCATGAGATAGATATTCTACAGCAAGAAATTAAAGAAGTGAAGTGGACAGGCAGTGGAAGTGTACAGATCGGTGTGATCGAATCAGTGAAAAATTGGCTTCCTTCCATATTACATGCATACCGCCAGGAGTTTCCATCGATGCATGTGAAGTTAATTGAGGTGTTAGACCGTGGGGATGTTGAGCGAGCGCTCCGTCAGTACGCTGTCCATGTTTGTTTGACAAATCAATATATAAAGGCTCCGGATATCGTTACGATTCCTTTGTATCAAGAGCAATTAGCGGTTGTCATGCATCCGGAACATCGATTGGCAAGCAAGGATACCATTACGCTAGCCGATCTGGAAGATGAGGCATTCATTGTTACGAGTGTTGGATTGCAAACTAGTCAAGACATTTTTGCTGCATTTGCCGAAGAAGGAGTGCGAATGAATATATGTTATGAAGTAGAGCGCTTTGAAACGATTGTGGAGCTAATACGAGAGAATATCGGAATTTCAATGATTCCACAAAAATATTTTGCACACGGACCCGATCCTACAATTGTAAGTAAAATAATACATTCGAAGACGTTGACACGTACAGTCTATCTCACGTATTTGAAAAAACGATATATGCCACCAGCTATTGAGATGTTAGTAAGCAATATGCAAATGCAACGTGACTCCTCTGTAAAGTGGAAAGAAGGAGAACTGGATGAATAA
- a CDS encoding EamA family transporter: MEYSSPVLLVAWRFTIAGAIMVVVVKVMKKTHPKTVGEWKWLVLIGSLQIGNPERTSAFLFLAPFFGTLSGWILLDEKLSMSLILGGLLISFGDIPRALAQ, from the coding sequence TTGGAATATTCTTCACCAGTATTACTAGTAGCATGGCGTTTTACCATTGCAGGAGCCATCATGGTGGTAGTTGTGAAAGTAATGAAAAAAACCCATCCTAAAACAGTTGGAGAGTGGAAGTGGCTTGTCCTAATCGGTTCATTGCAGATAGGAAATCCCGAAAGAACGAGTGCGTTTCTGTTCCTAGCACCGTTCTTTGGGACTTTGTCAGGATGGATTCTGTTAGACGAGAAGTTGTCTATGTCATTGATTTTAGGAGGATTGCTCATCAGTTTTGGGGATATTCCTCGTGCACTGGCGCAGTAA
- a CDS encoding sulfite exporter TauE/SafE family protein: protein MTIPFIITIFLIGFVGSFLSGMMGIGGAIVKYPMLLFIPALLGFTAFTPHEVSGITAVEVFFASLSGVLAYRKSNLILKPLVLYMGISVLVGSVLGGAGSSMLSEATVNVIYGVLAVMAAIMMFIPKKNLDNQPIDEITFNRFIASSAAFIIGLAAGIVGAGGAFIMVPIMLVVLKIPTRVTIATSLAITLLSSVGSASGKLLTGQVPYGPALVMIIASIIAAPIGVKVSRKVNTKVLQSILAVLIIASAVKIWWDIF from the coding sequence ATGACTATTCCATTTATTATCACGATCTTCCTTATTGGATTTGTGGGCTCATTCCTTTCCGGTATGATGGGAATTGGTGGCGCAATTGTCAAGTATCCAATGTTGCTATTTATTCCTGCATTACTTGGCTTTACTGCATTTACACCACATGAAGTATCCGGTATTACGGCAGTGGAAGTTTTCTTTGCATCACTTTCAGGAGTTTTAGCGTATCGAAAGAGTAATTTGATCTTGAAACCACTCGTTCTCTATATGGGAATCAGTGTATTAGTTGGCAGTGTCCTTGGCGGTGCTGGTTCCAGTATGCTTTCAGAAGCTACCGTCAACGTGATCTACGGTGTTCTAGCTGTCATGGCAGCTATTATGATGTTTATTCCGAAAAAAAATCTTGACAATCAGCCGATTGATGAAATTACATTCAATCGTTTCATAGCTTCGAGTGCGGCTTTTATCATCGGATTGGCAGCTGGAATCGTCGGAGCTGGCGGTGCATTCATCATGGTCCCGATTATGCTCGTAGTACTAAAAATTCCCACACGCGTCACAATCGCTACATCACTAGCGATTACGCTGTTATCATCGGTGGGCTCGGCGTCAGGCAAGCTCTTAACAGGGCAAGTACCTTATGGCCCAGCTCTCGTAATGATCATCGCAAGCATCATCGCGGCTCCGATCGGTGTAAAAGTGAGCCGGAAAGTAAACACCAAAGTATTACAAAGCATTCTAGCCGTATTGATCATCGCCTCGGCCGTGAAAATATGGTGGGACATATTCTAA
- the gltS gene encoding sodium/glutamate symporter, producing the protein MNIELNQITTLFLALALLTLGTMLVRKIGFLQKFCIPAPVVGGLLFALLATILKYFDLLSFTLDTSLQNLFMLTFFTTVGLGASFRLIRLGGKLLMIYWAACGFLALAQNVIGVSMSYIFGLHPLIGMMAGAVSMEGGHGGATAYGETLESLGIDSALSIGIAAATFGLVAGGLVGGPIVKYLINKHDLKSTEVEHKEAYSVESLEKPINTDNFMTQTLLITLCIAGGTLIGDLFSNATGFVMPGYVGAMFVAVIVRNIVDRVKEDAIHMTSINLIGDVSLGIFLSMALMSIKLWEIADLALPLLLIVFVQVIFVTLFAIFVLFRILGKDYDAAVMIAGFAGHSLGATPNAMANMAAVTGRYGPSRKAFLIVPIVGAFLIDVVSMPIIITTINIFA; encoded by the coding sequence ATAAATATTGAGCTAAACCAAATTACCACGCTATTTCTAGCGTTAGCGCTCCTGACACTGGGTACGATGTTAGTCCGTAAAATCGGCTTTCTTCAGAAGTTCTGTATCCCCGCCCCTGTTGTCGGTGGTTTGCTATTCGCATTATTAGCGACTATTTTAAAGTACTTCGATTTACTGAGTTTCACGTTGGATACATCACTGCAAAATTTATTTATGCTGACATTTTTCACCACAGTGGGTCTTGGCGCTAGTTTTCGTCTAATCCGTCTTGGCGGAAAATTATTGATGATTTACTGGGCAGCTTGTGGCTTCTTAGCCCTTGCCCAAAATGTCATAGGTGTCTCCATGTCCTATATATTTGGTCTGCATCCGTTGATCGGTATGATGGCTGGCGCTGTCTCCATGGAAGGCGGGCACGGCGGTGCTACTGCTTACGGGGAAACATTAGAAAGCCTTGGGATTGATTCAGCACTATCCATCGGTATCGCAGCGGCTACTTTTGGACTCGTAGCAGGTGGACTAGTCGGTGGTCCAATCGTTAAATACTTGATCAATAAACATGATTTAAAATCTACGGAAGTCGAGCATAAAGAAGCATACTCCGTGGAATCATTGGAAAAACCAATCAATACCGATAACTTCATGACACAAACTTTACTGATTACACTTTGTATTGCTGGCGGTACACTGATAGGAGATCTTTTCTCAAACGCTACTGGCTTCGTAATGCCTGGCTACGTGGGCGCAATGTTCGTCGCGGTTATCGTACGAAACATTGTAGACCGCGTGAAAGAAGATGCGATTCATATGACGAGCATCAATTTGATCGGCGACGTATCACTCGGTATTTTCCTATCGATGGCATTAATGAGCATCAAACTGTGGGAAATCGCGGATTTGGCGCTTCCGTTGTTGCTAATTGTCTTTGTACAAGTGATCTTCGTCACGTTGTTTGCAATCTTCGTCTTGTTCCGTATACTCGGTAAGGATTATGACGCAGCAGTTATGATTGCTGGTTTCGCAGGCCATAGTCTGGGTGCGACGCCAAACGCGATGGCGAACATGGCAGCCGTCACAGGACGCTATGGCCCGTCACGTAAAGCCTTCCTGATCGTCCCTATCGTAGGCGCCTTCCTCATAGACGTCGTCTCGATGCCGATCATCATTACGACGATTAATATATTTGCTTGA
- a CDS encoding metal-sensitive transcriptional regulator: MEYDDKVKNRLKRLEGQIKGVLRMMEEGKDCKEVITQLSASRSAIDRTIGVIVSSNLIACMENLDEADERTHESIIKEAVDLLVKSR; the protein is encoded by the coding sequence ATGGAGTACGATGACAAAGTCAAGAATCGGTTAAAACGTCTAGAGGGTCAAATCAAAGGTGTCTTGCGTATGATGGAAGAGGGTAAGGATTGTAAAGAAGTTATTACGCAATTATCAGCCAGTCGTTCTGCTATTGATCGTACAATTGGTGTAATCGTGAGTTCGAATTTGATTGCCTGCATGGAGAATTTAGATGAAGCAGATGAACGTACGCATGAATCCATCATTAAAGAAGCAGTGGATCTTCTAGTAAAGAGTCGATGA
- a CDS encoding DUF2187 family protein: MAFPRKDRPVSDFVASRYVDEVISFNRNEHEVSGTIHKILENSVIVKISEEDAENIGAASNMTVVAHKNYTVL, translated from the coding sequence TTGGCATTTCCACGAAAAGATCGTCCAGTTTCTGATTTTGTAGCATCACGGTACGTAGACGAAGTTATATCTTTCAACCGTAATGAACATGAAGTTTCCGGAACTATACACAAGATTCTCGAAAACTCCGTCATTGTGAAGATTTCTGAAGAAGACGCAGAAAATATTGGAGCAGCTTCCAACATGACTGTCGTCGCACACAAAAATTACACAGTTCTATAA
- a CDS encoding DsrE/DsrF/DrsH-like family protein, which translates to MTEQKKTTIVLFSGDYDKAMAAYIIANGAAAYDHEVTIFHTFWGLNALRKDEPIKSNKSFIEKAFGKMMPRGADKMGLSQMNFAGMGPKMIKQVMKKHNAMTLPQLIDMAVEQDVKLIACTMTMDLLGLGEEELLKEVEYGGVAAYLGEAQDGQVNLFI; encoded by the coding sequence ATGACGGAGCAAAAGAAAACGACGATTGTATTATTTAGTGGAGATTATGATAAGGCGATGGCAGCTTATATTATCGCGAACGGCGCAGCTGCGTACGATCATGAGGTAACCATTTTTCATACATTCTGGGGATTGAATGCATTGCGAAAAGATGAACCTATTAAAAGTAATAAAAGCTTTATTGAAAAGGCATTTGGGAAAATGATGCCACGTGGAGCAGATAAAATGGGATTATCTCAAATGAACTTTGCAGGAATGGGTCCGAAGATGATTAAGCAAGTGATGAAAAAGCATAACGCGATGACATTACCACAACTAATTGATATGGCAGTGGAGCAAGATGTGAAGTTGATCGCTTGTACGATGACGATGGATTTACTAGGACTTGGTGAGGAAGAACTTCTTAAAGAAGTCGAATATGGCGGTGTAGCGGCTTACTTGGGAGAAGCGCAAGATGGTCAAGTAAACTTGTTTATTTAA
- a CDS encoding LysR substrate-binding domain-containing protein: protein MTDRREVDSMQATALKGNLRIAASPVISQAILPDVLTRLHAKYPDIRLELTTAPSSEITQLLKSHKTDIGCSELDNLPSSKAFMQDELLLFASIKHPLAHTKSSSILDLQNTHWILPDTKDPSRPLIDQSLKQYGILVNPTIIDSPESIKQAVLSGLGIAILSRFSCKHELAKGELTILDYKVAPIKRTLYTGTHSNTKEVQAFLSELQAYCRLWQ, encoded by the coding sequence TTGACAGATCGTAGAGAGGTAGATTCAATGCAAGCAACGGCACTAAAAGGAAACTTGCGCATTGCCGCTTCGCCGGTTATTTCGCAAGCTATTTTACCCGACGTCCTCACTCGCCTACATGCGAAGTATCCCGACATACGACTGGAACTGACGACTGCGCCATCTTCTGAAATTACGCAATTACTAAAAAGCCATAAAACCGACATCGGTTGCAGTGAACTAGACAATTTACCATCATCTAAAGCATTTATGCAAGATGAACTATTACTCTTTGCTTCCATTAAACATCCGTTAGCACATACAAAAAGCTCATCAATCCTTGATTTGCAAAATACACATTGGATCTTGCCTGACACGAAAGATCCTAGCCGTCCATTAATTGATCAATCGCTTAAACAATACGGCATACTAGTAAATCCCACTATCATAGACTCACCGGAAAGCATCAAACAAGCCGTTCTTAGTGGACTAGGCATCGCTATTTTGTCGCGCTTTAGTTGCAAACATGAACTTGCAAAAGGTGAACTAACCATACTCGATTATAAAGTGGCACCAATCAAACGTACTCTTTATACAGGAACCCATTCTAACACGAAGGAAGTACAAGCATTCCTCAGCGAACTCCAAGCCTATTGCCGTCTATGGCAATAG